CCGCAAATGGCATTAAGGATTTAGACAGCGTGAATCTTAAGGGAAAATTTGATTACCCGAAACCGATTTCTTTACTGATGGAATTAATACGAGGAAAGACCATGCATACAAAAGATCAATCCGATATCATTTTAGATTCTTTCGCCGGTTCTGGCACAACCGCCCACGCCGTTCTTGCGCTCAACAAGGAAGACGGGGGCAATCGTAAATTCATTCTTGTTGAATGCGAGGATTACGCCGACAAAATCACCGCCGAGCGCGTCCGCCGTGTTATAAAAGGTGTTCCAAAATCAAAAGACGAAAATCTCAAAAAAGGTCTCGGCGGAAACTTTGGCTATTGGGAACTCGGCAGGCCAATGGAGATGCAAAGCATTCTTGAGGGCGAAGATCTCCCAACCTACAATGAACTTGCCCGCTATGTTTTTTACACCGCAACGGGCGAGCAGTGGTCGCAGAAACTGATGAAAAAAAGAGACTTCTTTGTCGGCGAGTCCGAACATTATCAAGTTTACCTTTTCTACAAACCCGATGTCGATTACCTGACCGAAGCATCCTTGACTCTGGAACTTGCGGAATCTCTCCCCAAGTCCGGCAAGAAATGGCGGTTGGTATTTGCCCCGACACGATACGCAAATCCGGATAGCCTTGCGAAGATGAAAATCAAATTTTGCCAACTTCCGTTTGAAATCTACAAGGTGGTGGAGTAATGGAACTTAAACAATATCAAAGCCGTGTCCTTGATGAACTCAGCGCCTTTCTGAAAAATCTGGACAAAGAGCGCGAAGAACGCAATGAGATTTTGAAAAAGACACCGGAAGAAGCGCGAGAAGATGTCGCTTCAAGCAGAGATTTTGTTAAAAGAGCGTGGAAAAAACAGAGAGGGCCATATTACGCAAAGCAGGACGGGCTGAAAAACCCATTACCCGATGTCTATATTAAAGTTCCGACAGGCGGTGGTAAAACCCTGCTTGCCTGCCACGCGATTAACCGCATTCGCCGAGAATACCTAAAACGGCAAACCGGACTTGTTGTGTGGATTGTGCCGACCAATCAGATATACCGTCAGACATTCGCCCAACTGCGCGACCGCTCGCACCCCTACAGGCAACAGCTGGAAATCGCCTCAGGCGGAAGGGTAATGATAGCGGAACGTGCAGATGTCCTTTCCCCCACAGACTTGCGAGACAAACTTGTTATCCTCTTGCTGATGTTGCCTGCGGCGGCAAAAGCAAGCAAAGACAGATTGCGCATGTATAGGGACTCCGGCGGTTATGAGGAGTTTTTCCCCAAAGAGGGAGATGTGCAAGAACATGATGAACTTTTGAAAACAATACCCAATTTGGATGTTTTCAAAGATGATGCCGGACGTAACCTTAAACCGACAATGATTCAATCATCACTGGCAAATGTCTTTCGCCTTTCCCGTCCGCTTATAATAGTGGACGAGGGGCAAAAAGCATACAGCCAGACGGCACGGGAAACCATTTGCGGATTTAACCCCGCTTTTGTGCTGGAACTGTCGGCAACCCCGCCCAAACATGTGAACATAGTTTCCGCCGTATCCGGGCAGGATTTGAATAAGGAGGAAATGATTAAACTGGATATTAACCTGACCAACAGAAACACCACTGATTACAAAATTGTATTGCTTGCGGCAAAAACCAAACGAGAGGAACTGGAACGGGAGGCGGACATCTACCGCCAGAACAGCGACCGCTATATCCGCCCGATTGCCCTGATTCAAGTGGAGCGTGTCGGAAAAGACCAGAGAAAAAAGGGGATTATTCACGCCGAGGATGCCCGTGAATTTCTGCTTAAAGAGGGTGTTCTGGAAAATCAGATTGCTTTGAAAACCAGCGAAAAAGACGATTTGGAAGACATTGACCTGCTTGATGAGGAATGCCCCATTCGCTACATAATCACAAAACAGGCGCTACAGGAAGGGTGGGATTGCTCTTTCGCTTATGTTTTGACCGTGCTTTCCAATCTTACCGCCTCAATGTCTATGACCCAACTTGTGGGGCGTGTGTTGAGGCAGCCCGATGCCGCAAAAACCGGCGTTCCGGCTTTGGATGAGTGTTATGTTTTCACACAACGGCGCAACAGCGGCGAAGTTATCCGCAACATCAAAAAGGAACTTGAAAGCGAAGGTCTCAGTGATTTAACCGGACACATAACGGATGACACGGACGGCAAGGATATACTGCCTTTCGTTACGACAAAATTCAGAGACAAGTTTAAGAAGTTTGAGGGGCGTCTTTATCTGCCGCAGTTTGTGGTTATGAACGGAAACGGACAACCGCATTTATTGGAGTATGAGGGTGATATTCTTGCCAATCTGGACTGGACCAAAATAACATTCCCTACGGAGTTGAAAGAACTAAATCTGAGTAACGCTCCCAATCACGGAAAGGCTTCAATCGGGCTTCCCCATGAATGGGTGAGACATTCCGATGATGACTATGCCAACGGCGACCTGACTGAACCCGACTCGGTTTTAATGACAAGGCAACTGGTGGATGTTATCCCCAATGCGTGGGATGCCCACAAGATGAGCCGCCGGATTGTGGATTACTTCACAAAACGGGACGGCAAAGAGAAAACCGCCAACAATCTTGTTTTCATCATTGAGGAAAGCAAGAAACTGCTTGCCGTGCAACGGGATGCAATGGCGGAAAAATACTTTCACTCTCAAGTGAAAAAGGGGGCGTTTGAACTGTTGCTTTTCACGGGAAAAGGCGAGTGGCAGATTCCCGCCTCAATAAGAACCAGAAGCGCCGCGAGAATGAACCGCGATGACGGAAACCCACTTGCGAAAACCCTGTTTGACTACATACCGGATGAAGATATGAACGAGTATGAAAGAACGGTCGCCCTGTATATGGATGAGCAGGAGCGGCTTTTGTGGTGGTATCGCAACCAGACCCACAGCGGCTACAAACTGCAAGGGTGGAAACGAAACAGAATTGTGCCTGATTTCATTACGGCCTCCGTGTCGGATGACGGAGAGGATGAAATGGGTGAAGTCCGCGTGATTGAGACCAAAGGGATACACTTGAAGAATGAGGACACGGACTATAAGAAAGCGGTGCTTGATTTGTGTGATGAACTTTGCCGGTCTCCGAGGGGCGGAGAAAGACGCAAATGGAAAGACTTGAAAGAGGAGTTTGCCGACCACCAATTCAAGTTTGATCTTGTTTTTGAAGATGAATGGGAAAGTGTTTTGAACGGGATTTTTATGGGTCCCGCTAATTAGGTTTTGTTTTCGCTTTCAGTTTCCTGTTGGTCAAGAAGTTTCAGCATATCCTCAAATATCCGCTTCATCTCATTTTTTTCGGCGAATTGCCAACTGTCCTCCTCGTATTTTAGACCTTCCAACTCATTCATGTAGCCGTTTATCTTCTCTTTTGTGAATTCCGAAGGGAATACGAGAAGGGCAAGTTCTATTGCATTGTCTCTTTCTTTTTGTCGTTTTATATCGAATTCCTGAGAAGAACCGGAATCAAAATCAAAACGAGAGGAAAGCCCGAAAACTTTAGGACGTTCTATCAGCAATT
This portion of the Candidatus Dadabacteria bacterium genome encodes:
- a CDS encoding DEAD/DEAH box helicase family protein — translated: MELKQYQSRVLDELSAFLKNLDKEREERNEILKKTPEEAREDVASSRDFVKRAWKKQRGPYYAKQDGLKNPLPDVYIKVPTGGGKTLLACHAINRIRREYLKRQTGLVVWIVPTNQIYRQTFAQLRDRSHPYRQQLEIASGGRVMIAERADVLSPTDLRDKLVILLLMLPAAAKASKDRLRMYRDSGGYEEFFPKEGDVQEHDELLKTIPNLDVFKDDAGRNLKPTMIQSSLANVFRLSRPLIIVDEGQKAYSQTARETICGFNPAFVLELSATPPKHVNIVSAVSGQDLNKEEMIKLDINLTNRNTTDYKIVLLAAKTKREELEREADIYRQNSDRYIRPIALIQVERVGKDQRKKGIIHAEDAREFLLKEGVLENQIALKTSEKDDLEDIDLLDEECPIRYIITKQALQEGWDCSFAYVLTVLSNLTASMSMTQLVGRVLRQPDAAKTGVPALDECYVFTQRRNSGEVIRNIKKELESEGLSDLTGHITDDTDGKDILPFVTTKFRDKFKKFEGRLYLPQFVVMNGNGQPHLLEYEGDILANLDWTKITFPTELKELNLSNAPNHGKASIGLPHEWVRHSDDDYANGDLTEPDSVLMTRQLVDVIPNAWDAHKMSRRIVDYFTKRDGKEKTANNLVFIIEESKKLLAVQRDAMAEKYFHSQVKKGAFELLLFTGKGEWQIPASIRTRSAARMNRDDGNPLAKTLFDYIPDEDMNEYERTVALYMDEQERLLWWYRNQTHSGYKLQGWKRNRIVPDFITASVSDDGEDEMGEVRVIETKGIHLKNEDTDYKKAVLDLCDELCRSPRGGERRKWKDLKEEFADHQFKFDLVFEDEWESVLNGIFMGPAN